A genomic stretch from Actinomycetes bacterium includes:
- a CDS encoding M15 family metallopeptidase → MRVIGTDLADRMRPSTWRPGCPVPLRDLRYVRVSFVGFDGTAGYGRLVVHEDQAAAVVEVFRSLYEQRFPIRRLRLVDAYDGSDARSMAANNTSAFNCRRVTGGTSWSEHSYGRAVDVNPVQNPYVSGSIVEPPAGAAYVDRSPLRRGMVTRGVRSAFASIGWGWGGSWTTRKDYQHFSSTGR, encoded by the coding sequence GTGCGCGTGATCGGGACCGACCTCGCCGACCGGATGCGGCCGTCGACCTGGCGGCCCGGCTGCCCGGTGCCGCTGCGGGACCTCCGCTACGTCCGCGTCTCGTTCGTCGGCTTCGACGGGACCGCCGGCTACGGCCGGCTCGTCGTGCACGAGGACCAGGCGGCGGCGGTCGTCGAGGTCTTTCGGTCGCTGTACGAGCAGCGGTTCCCGATCCGTCGCCTGCGGCTGGTCGACGCCTACGACGGCAGCGACGCCCGGTCGATGGCAGCGAACAACACCTCGGCGTTCAACTGCCGCCGGGTGACCGGCGGCACGTCGTGGTCCGAGCACTCCTACGGCCGGGCGGTCGACGTCAACCCGGTACAGAACCCTTACGTGTCCGGGTCGATCGTGGAGCCACCAGCGGGTGCGGCCTACGTCGACCGGTCACCCCTGCGCAGGGGCATGGTCACCCGCGGCGTCCGGTCGGCGTTCGCGTCCATCGGGTGGGGCTGGGGCGGCTCGTGGACGACGAGGAAGGACTACCAGCACTTCTCCAGCACGGGCCGCTGA